Proteins found in one Terribacillus sp. DMT04 genomic segment:
- the ssb gene encoding single-stranded DNA-binding protein codes for MLNRVVLVGRLTKDPDLRYTPNGVAVANFTLAVNRPFSNQSGEREADFINCVVWRRPAENLANFMSKGSLVGVDGRVQTRSFDNQEGNRVFVTEIVADSVQFLESKGASQGGGQGSSGYQNQNSNFNNNNNNFNSNNNNYNQNQNNNNQDPFRDKGEPIDISDDDLPF; via the coding sequence ATGTTAAATCGTGTCGTACTTGTCGGCAGATTAACCAAGGATCCGGACCTGCGTTATACACCAAATGGAGTGGCAGTTGCTAACTTTACCTTAGCAGTAAACCGACCTTTCTCTAATCAGTCAGGCGAACGTGAGGCAGATTTCATTAACTGTGTTGTATGGAGACGCCCAGCTGAAAATCTGGCGAACTTCATGAGCAAAGGAAGTCTGGTTGGCGTAGATGGCCGTGTTCAAACGAGGAGTTTCGATAACCAGGAAGGAAATCGTGTCTTTGTAACGGAAATCGTTGCAGACAGCGTGCAATTCCTTGAATCGAAAGGTGCTTCTCAAGGAGGCGGACAAGGTTCTTCTGGATACCAAAATCAGAACTCGAACTTTAATAACAACAATAATAATTTCAATAGCAATAACAATAATTACAATCAAAATCAGAATAACAATAATCAGGATCCTTTCCGAGATAAAGGTGAACCGATCGATATTTCTGATGATGATTTACCATTTTAA
- the ychF gene encoding redox-regulated ATPase YchF yields MALTAGIVGLPNVGKSTLFNAITQAGAESANYPFCTIDPNVGIVEVPDSRLNKLTELVKPKKTIPTAFEFTDIAGIVKGASKGEGLGNQFLSHIRQVDAIVHVVRCFDDENITHVSGKVDPIDDIETINLELIFADLDSVNKRLQRVEKLARQKDKEAVAEQEVLTKVKDALENEQPARALEFTEEQQRIVKGLHLLTSKPVLYAANVSEEEVADPSANENVAKVQAFASNEGAQVIVVCAKIESEIAELEGEEKEMFLEELGIPESGLDQLIKASYSLLGLATYFTAGEQEVRAWTFPTGIKAPQAAGIIHSDFEKGFIRAETVSYDDLVDGGSMSVTKERGKVRLEGKDYLVKDGDVMHFRFNV; encoded by the coding sequence GGTAAGTCCACATTGTTTAATGCAATCACACAGGCGGGGGCCGAATCAGCCAATTATCCGTTCTGTACGATTGACCCAAATGTCGGCATTGTAGAAGTTCCAGATTCTCGTTTAAATAAATTGACTGAGCTTGTCAAACCGAAGAAAACGATCCCAACAGCTTTCGAGTTTACAGATATCGCGGGTATCGTAAAAGGTGCAAGTAAGGGCGAGGGCTTAGGCAATCAGTTCCTATCCCATATCCGTCAAGTAGATGCGATTGTTCATGTAGTGCGTTGTTTTGATGACGAAAATATTACACATGTATCCGGAAAAGTGGATCCAATTGATGATATTGAAACAATCAACTTGGAATTGATATTCGCTGACCTTGATTCTGTTAACAAACGTCTTCAGCGTGTAGAGAAACTTGCGCGTCAAAAAGATAAAGAAGCAGTAGCTGAGCAGGAAGTTCTAACTAAAGTGAAAGATGCTTTGGAAAATGAACAGCCAGCACGTGCGCTAGAATTTACAGAAGAACAGCAAAGAATCGTGAAGGGACTGCATTTGCTGACAAGCAAGCCAGTTCTTTATGCCGCAAATGTAAGTGAAGAAGAAGTTGCCGATCCATCTGCCAATGAAAATGTAGCAAAAGTACAAGCGTTTGCTTCCAATGAAGGAGCACAAGTAATTGTAGTTTGTGCCAAGATTGAATCAGAGATTGCTGAGCTTGAGGGAGAGGAAAAAGAAATGTTCCTCGAAGAGCTAGGTATTCCAGAGTCAGGATTGGATCAGCTGATTAAGGCATCTTACAGCTTGCTTGGTTTAGCAACTTACTTTACTGCTGGTGAGCAGGAAGTAAGAGCTTGGACATTCCCTACAGGTATCAAAGCGCCGCAAGCAGCTGGTATCATCCACAGTGACTTTGAGAAAGGCTTTATTCGTGCCGAAACAGTTTCCTATGATGACCTGGTTGATGGCGGTTCTATGAGCGTTACGAAAGAACGCGGGAAAGTTCGTTTGGAAGGTAAAGACTATTTGGTGAAAGATGGAGATGTCATGCATTTCCGTTTTAACGTATAA
- a CDS encoding NAD-dependent protein deacylase, translating to MQTEAAAKKIAAASSIAILTGAGVSTASGIPDFRSTNGLWTADEAREYYISNHYFHKDPEDFWKKYKDIFRVKLLKDYGPNNVHRYLKRLEADGKQVSIITQNVDGLHTLAGNEQVIEYHGTLNSATCQNCGQSYELDYLLQNDIPACQHCQHIVKPDVVLFGDPITEHHKAERVIQQSELVLVLGTSLLVSPFNLLPEYASSIGRSSILINREPTVMDHLFDIVIHDDLSKIVQQLQK from the coding sequence ATGCAAACCGAAGCAGCAGCCAAAAAGATAGCCGCAGCATCGTCAATCGCCATTCTGACTGGAGCTGGTGTATCTACCGCCAGCGGTATCCCCGATTTTCGTTCCACAAATGGTCTTTGGACAGCTGACGAAGCGCGGGAATATTATATAAGCAATCACTATTTTCATAAAGATCCTGAAGATTTTTGGAAGAAATATAAAGACATTTTTCGTGTCAAACTGCTGAAAGACTATGGCCCTAATAATGTGCATCGCTACCTCAAACGGCTGGAAGCAGATGGAAAACAAGTTAGCATTATTACACAGAACGTCGATGGCTTACACACACTGGCGGGTAACGAGCAAGTTATTGAATACCACGGCACGTTAAACAGTGCTACCTGTCAAAACTGCGGTCAATCTTATGAATTGGATTACCTATTACAAAATGATATACCTGCCTGTCAACATTGCCAGCATATAGTAAAACCAGATGTCGTCTTATTTGGTGATCCCATTACAGAGCATCATAAGGCAGAACGCGTTATCCAGCAGAGTGAATTAGTTCTTGTACTCGGTACATCCCTGCTCGTTAGTCCGTTTAACCTGCTTCCTGAATACGCCAGCTCCATCGGCAGGTCATCTATCTTAATAAATCGAGAACCTACAGTAATGGATCATCTTTTCGATATAGTCATTCATGATGATCTTTCGAAAATTGTACAGCAACTGCAAAAATAG
- a CDS encoding MDR family MFS transporter: MAATTQPIEKHVQVENRIPLIIVLMLGNFIALINETVMNVALPNIEETLGIPTTTAHWLSTGYMLTIGILIPISAYLMQRFTTRQLLLTALSFFFIGTLIAGFAPNFAVLLIGRVIQASGSGIIIPLVTTVIITITPLAKRGSMLGLLMVVILFAPAIGPVFSGMIVEQFSWRYVFISVLPLTLILLGFAAYYVRNVLETKRTKIDILSVVLAVIGFGSIVIGFSSASAQGWTSPIVLGALLVGMLAIAYFAYRQFQLKTPMLDLRPYKNKNFLMAILVTITVMMCFFAAMILLPVFMQDALGISAFDSGIVLFPGGIMIAIMALLTGRLSDRFGPKPFAITGTVLLVAMIGLMTTISTDTTKLQFTLLYVGFTFAIGLILTPMTTLGLNQLTEELYSHGSASLNAFNQISGAIGPALFITLMSSGSQAVSNENANQAMTAGFQFAFTIAGAFALAAVVFVLFIKQSKPAHHYKYE; the protein is encoded by the coding sequence ATGGCTGCTACTACACAACCAATCGAAAAACACGTGCAAGTGGAAAACCGTATTCCGTTAATTATTGTCTTAATGTTGGGGAACTTCATCGCACTAATAAACGAAACAGTTATGAATGTTGCATTGCCGAATATAGAAGAGACCTTGGGGATTCCAACGACAACAGCACATTGGCTATCTACAGGGTATATGCTGACAATCGGTATCCTTATTCCGATTAGTGCTTATTTGATGCAGCGTTTTACGACACGGCAATTGCTGCTGACTGCACTTTCATTTTTCTTTATTGGAACACTGATTGCAGGTTTCGCTCCTAACTTTGCTGTTTTACTGATCGGACGCGTTATCCAGGCTTCTGGTTCCGGGATTATTATCCCGCTTGTAACGACGGTTATTATTACGATCACGCCGTTAGCTAAGCGTGGGTCTATGTTAGGTTTGCTGATGGTTGTCATTTTATTTGCACCAGCTATCGGGCCTGTATTCTCTGGAATGATAGTGGAGCAGTTTTCTTGGCGCTACGTCTTTATTAGCGTATTGCCATTGACACTTATCTTGCTTGGGTTTGCGGCATACTATGTTCGTAATGTGCTCGAGACAAAGCGTACAAAGATTGATATATTATCTGTTGTTCTAGCCGTGATCGGTTTTGGTTCTATTGTAATTGGATTCAGCAGCGCCAGTGCACAAGGTTGGACGAGTCCAATTGTACTTGGGGCATTACTAGTAGGCATGCTTGCGATTGCTTATTTTGCTTATCGTCAGTTCCAATTGAAAACACCAATGTTAGATTTGCGCCCATATAAAAACAAAAACTTCTTGATGGCAATTCTTGTGACAATTACCGTGATGATGTGCTTCTTTGCCGCAATGATTCTCCTGCCAGTATTCATGCAGGATGCATTAGGAATTAGTGCCTTTGACTCTGGTATTGTCCTGTTTCCGGGAGGAATTATGATTGCTATTATGGCCTTGCTTACAGGCCGGCTTTCCGATCGGTTCGGACCAAAGCCATTTGCGATTACAGGTACAGTGCTTCTTGTGGCGATGATTGGTTTAATGACGACGATATCTACTGATACAACGAAACTGCAGTTCACTTTGTTATATGTTGGCTTTACATTTGCAATTGGGCTCATCTTGACGCCGATGACAACTTTAGGACTCAATCAGCTGACAGAAGAGCTTTATTCTCATGGCAGTGCTTCTCTGAATGCATTTAATCAAATCTCAGGAGCAATTGGTCCAGCATTGTTTATCACATTGATGAGCAGCGGCAGCCAAGCTGTATCCAATGAGAATGCCAATCAGGCAATGACAGCAGGTTTTCAGTTTGCTTTCACGATTGCAGGTGCATTCGCACTAGCTGCAGTTGTGTTCGTCTTATTCATCAAACAATCCAAGCCTGCACACCATTATAAATATGAATGA
- the rpsR gene encoding 30S ribosomal protein S18, whose translation MAARRGRAKRRKVCYFTSNGITYIDYKDVDLLRRFISERGKILPRRVTGTSAKYQRKLTIAIKRSRQMALLPYVSE comes from the coding sequence ATGGCAGCACGTCGTGGTCGCGCGAAGCGCAGAAAAGTGTGTTATTTCACTTCTAATGGCATCACTTACATCGATTACAAAGACGTTGATTTGCTAAGACGTTTCATTTCTGAGCGTGGAAAAATTCTTCCTCGCCGTGTAACTGGAACTTCTGCAAAATACCAGCGTAAATTGACTATCGCTATCAAACGTTCTCGTCAAATGGCTCTATTGCCATACGTGAGCGAGTAA
- the rpsF gene encoding 30S ribosomal protein S6, whose protein sequence is MRDYEIMYIVRPDIEEEAKTALVERFNGILTDNGAEIVKVDEKGKKRLAYEINDHRDGYYYVINLKGNEAAINEFDRQAKFSDDIIRQMAFRLDEQ, encoded by the coding sequence ATGAGAGATTACGAAATCATGTACATCGTCCGCCCAGATATCGAGGAAGAAGCGAAAACTGCTCTAGTTGAGCGTTTCAACGGAATCCTAACTGATAACGGCGCGGAAATCGTGAAAGTTGACGAGAAAGGCAAGAAACGTCTTGCTTACGAAATCAACGATCACCGTGATGGCTACTACTACGTCATTAATCTAAAAGGCAATGAAGCCGCTATTAATGAATTCGACCGTCAAGCGAAGTTCTCTGATGATATTATTCGTCAGATGGCATTTCGTCTAGACGAGCAATAA